GCTGGCACCGCGACATGGGGCGCGACCTGCCCACCAACGCGGTGGTGCGCTTCGACCGGCGGTTCGCGGTCGAGACCCGCCAGGTCGGAGCGGGCACCGCGGGCGGGGAGGGGTTCCCCGTGCACACGATCACCCGCCGGGGCAGCACACCGCGTCGTACCGTGCTCTACCTGCACGGCGGCGGGTACGTCGCGCCGCTGGACCCCTTCCACGTGCGGTACGCCGCCCGGCTGGCCGCCTCGCTGCAGGCCCGCGTCCTCCTCCCGGACTACCCCCTCGCCCCCGGGCACACCTGGGCGGACTCCCACGACGCGCTGGTCGACCTGACCGCGGAGCTGACGGCCGGGGGCCCGACCGTCGTGGCGGGCGACTCTGCCGGGGGCGGGCTGGCCCTCGCGGTGGCCCAGTCCCTGCGCGACCGGGGCGGCCCGCAGCCCACGCACCTGCTGCTGCACTCCCCCTGGGTCGACCTGACGACCTCGACGCCGGCGACCGCGTGGTTCGCCCGGCGCGACCCGTGGCTGCGGATCACCAAGCTGCACGCCTACGCGACCTGGTGGGCGGGGTCGGCCGACGACCTCGGTCGACCCGAGGTCTCCCCGGGGCTGGCCGACCTGTCGGGTCTCCCGCAGGCGCTGATGTTCTGCGGCACCCGCGACCTGCTGGTGCCGGGGTGCCGGCTGCTGGCGCGGCGTGCCGAGGAGGCCGGGTGGGACCTCACCTACGTCGAGGAGCCGGGGCTGATCCACGTCTACCCGTTGGTCTCCTTCATCCCCGAGGCGCGGCGGGCCTGGCGGGCGACCCGGGAGTTCCTGGGCTGATGCACTGCTACACCCACGTCCTGTCCTGGGCGGAGATGGACGCGACCACCGCGCACGACGTGTTCCGGCTGCGTCAGCAGGTCTTCGTCGTCGAGCAGGGCGACCCCTACGACGACCTCGACGGCCGCGACACCGAGCCCGGCACCGTGCACGTGGTGCTCCGCGACGACACCGACGAGGTGGTGGGCGTGGCCCGGGTGCTCGACGACGGCGACGAGTGGCGCGTCGGCCGGGTCGCGCTGGCGCCGCAGGCCCGTGGCCGCGGCCTGTCCGGACCACTGATGACGGCGTGCCTGGAGGTCTGCCAGGGTCGTCCGGTGGTCCTCGCCGCCCAGACGCCCCTCACCGGCTGGTACGCCACGTTCGGCTTCGAGGTGTGCGGCCCGGAGTTCCTCGACGGGTCGATCCCGCACCTGCCCATGGTCAGGGCCGCCGATGGCCGCGCGTAGCCGCGTGCTGGCGGCCTACGCCGCGCTCGCGGTCGCCGACACCTGGCTGGCCGGACGCCTGCCCTCGCGGGGCGTGCGGGCGGCCCGCGCGGTCACGAAGACCGCGCTGGTGCCGACGCTCGCGGCGGCCGTGCCGCCGCGCTCCCCCGCCGTCGCGGTAGGGCTCGCCGGCTCGTGGGCCGGCGACGTCGCGCTCATGGTGGACGGGCCGCGCGCGTTCCGTGCGGGCGTCGCGTCCTTCGCCGTCGCGCACGGCGGGTACGTCGCCGCGCTGGCCCCGCACGTCTCCCGCGACCGACTCCTCGCCAGCCGGCGGGTCCGGCTGATGGCCGGGTCCACCCTCGCCTCCGCCCCGCTGATGGGGCTTGCCGCCCACCGGGTCGACCCGCGCCTGGGGGTGCCCGTGACGGCGTACACGCTCACGGTGGCGTCGATGGCCGCGGTGACCCAGGCGGTCGGGACGGACCCGGCGACGCGACGGCTGCTCGCGGCCGGCGGGGCGGTGTTCCTGGCCTCGGACACCGTGCTCGGCACCCGCGACCTCGTGCTCGCCGGCCGGCCCGACGCCAGCACCCGGTGGATGGAGCGGGTCGTGATGGCGACGTACACCCTCGCGCAGGCGCTGCTGGCGGTGGGGTTCCGGCGGGTGGTCCCGGCGGCTGGAAGGTTCGACTGATGTCAGTCCGACCTTGCGGTGTGCGGTCGAAGGTTCGACCGCCATCCGAGAGGTCTGACCGTCATCAGTCAGACCTTCCGCGGCGCGCTCAGTCCCGGACCGCGGTGTAGCGCACCCCGTCCTCCGCGGGGGTCGCGGTGGCCTGGCCCCGGGCGACGAGCAGGTCGAGGTGGGCCTTGGTCTCCATCGCGGCCATGCCGCGGCTGAAGACGTCGAGGGAGTCGTAGGAGTGCTCGTGACGGGTCCAGCCCAGCGTGCCGGCGACGTCGTGCGCGGTCACCGGCCCACCGGAGAGCGCGGCGAGGCTCTGGGCGAGCCGCTTCTCGTGGTGGGCGACGAGCTCGTCGACCCGGGCGTGGGTGGAGGGCGCGACCGGGCCGTGGGCGGGGAGGATCCGCAGGTCCGGCAGCGAGCGCACCCGGGCCAGCGAACCGAGGAAGTCTCCCAGCGGCTGGTCGGTCGGCGGCACGGTGAACCCGATGGACGGCGTGATCGTCGGCAGCACGTGGTCCCCGGCGAAGAGCACGGCCTCGGCCCGGTCGGCGAAGACGAAGTGGCCCGGGGTGTGGCCGGGGGTGTGCACGGCCTCGAGCGAGCGGTGCCCCACGGAGATGGTGTGGTCGCCGTCCATCCACCGGGTGGGGTACTGCCAGTCCTCCTTGGGCGGGACCTCGTCGTCGCCGCGGCCCGCGGCCCACTCCTCGGCGACGTCCAGCGCGCCGGAGGAGCGGAGCACCGCGAGGAAGGGGCTCTCGGTGATCTGGTCGGCGTTGTTGAGCAGGTCCAGCGCCGGCTCCTCGCCGCGGCCCAACGCCACCTCGGCCCCGACCTCGTGGCCCAGCACGGTGGCCATCGTGAAGTGGTCGCGGTGGACGTGGGTGACCAGGAAGCGGCGGATGTCCCCGAAGCCCGCGCCGATCTGGCGCAGGCAGCGCTCGAGCAGCTCGCGCGCCACCGGGATCGCCCAGCCGCCGTCGATCAGCGTCAGCCCCGTGTCGGTCTCGAGCACGTAGACGTTGATCGCCTTGAGGCCGTCCATCGGCAGCGGCAGCGGGATGCGCCACAGCCCCGGTGCGACCTGCCAGGCACCCTCCGCGGTCCAGTGCTCCCCGGAGTCCGGGGAGACGGCATGGGCGGTGGGGGTGTTCGACAGGCTCACCCGGCGACCCTAGGACACCTGATCAGGCACGGCACCGGCGGTCGGCTCACGCGGTGACGTCGGGGAAGCCGAGGTCGAGCGTCGGCTGCTGGATGCCGCCGTCGATCTCGAGCAGCTTGCCGGTGAGGTACTGCCCCGCCCTCGAGGACAGGTAGAGCACCCCCGCGGCGATGTCGGCCGGCTCACCGACGCGACCCAGCGGTGTCTTGCCCTCGAGCTGTCCCATGAGGTTCGGGTCGCCGGCGACCATCTCCAGGGCGCTGGTCATGATCGAGCCGACGTAGATGCCGTTGACCCGGATTCGCGGCGAGAGGTCCTGGGCGGCCATCTTCGTCCAGTGCGCCAGCGCGGCCTTGGCGGTGCCGTAGGCGACGAAGCCACGGTCCGCGCTGCGCCCCATCGTGGAGCTGACCGTCACCACCGACTTCTGGGCGGCGCTCGCCTCGTCCTCCCCCTCGAGGGTCTTCAGCAGCAGTGGCACCGCGGCCCTGGTGAGCACGTGCGCGGTGCTGACGTTGAAGGAGAAGGCCCGCTCGAGGTAGCCGGGGCTGGTGTCGAGGAAGCCGCGCGGGCCGGTGCCGCCGACGTTGTTGACCACGATGTCGAGTCGACCCAGCTCGTCGTACGCCGTCTGCGCGAGGCCGGCGACCGCGTCGAGGTCGCTGAGGTCGGCCGCGACGCTGACGCAGCGGCGCCCGGTGGCCCGGACCTGCGCGGCGACCTCCTCGAGCTGGGACTCGGTGCGCGCGGAGATCAGCACGTCGGAGCCGGCCTCGGCCAGCGCCACAGCGGTGGCGGCGCCGAGGCCGCGCCCGGCACCGGTGACGACGGCGACCGTGCCCGGCACGCCGAAGCGGTCGAGGATGCTCATCGTGCCTCCCCGGTGGTCGAGCCCGTCGAGCCCGTCGAGCCCGTCGTGCCGGTGTGGCCGGAGCCGGCGACCAGGCCGCGGCCGGTGACCAGCGGCAGGTCCAGCGCGGTGACCAGGCCGGGCTCGGCGGCCACGACGGCGGGCAGCGCGTTGACCAGGCGCTGCGCGGTCGTGATCATGCCGCTGACGTTGTGGTCGCCGTGCTCGCCGTGGTGGACGAAGTCGACGTGCATCATCGGCTCGCCGGTGATCTTGACGCGGTAGCAGCCGTCGGTGCCGACGGGCGGGGAGTCCCAGTCGGGGTCGGACTCGGCGTCGGTGCGTGTGATGTGCTCCAGCACGACACGGGGTACGCCGTCGACCTTGCCGACCACCGCGAAGCGGACCGAGCCCATGGTCCCCTCGGCGACGTCGCCGGAGACGCTGGCGGTGTCACGGGTGGCCGGGCGCCGGTCGACCTCCTCGGTGAGTGGCTCGTCGAGGGTGACACCGAGGCCGGCGGCGATCTGCTTGACCACCGAGCCC
This genomic window from Nocardioides marinus contains:
- a CDS encoding lysoplasmalogenase, coding for MAARSRVLAAYAALAVADTWLAGRLPSRGVRAARAVTKTALVPTLAAAVPPRSPAVAVGLAGSWAGDVALMVDGPRAFRAGVASFAVAHGGYVAALAPHVSRDRLLASRRVRLMAGSTLASAPLMGLAAHRVDPRLGVPVTAYTLTVASMAAVTQAVGTDPATRRLLAAGGAVFLASDTVLGTRDLVLAGRPDASTRWMERVVMATYTLAQALLAVGFRRVVPAAGRFD
- a CDS encoding GNAT family N-acetyltransferase translates to MHCYTHVLSWAEMDATTAHDVFRLRQQVFVVEQGDPYDDLDGRDTEPGTVHVVLRDDTDEVVGVARVLDDGDEWRVGRVALAPQARGRGLSGPLMTACLEVCQGRPVVLAAQTPLTGWYATFGFEVCGPEFLDGSIPHLPMVRAADGRA
- a CDS encoding MBL fold metallo-hydrolase, translating into MSLSNTPTAHAVSPDSGEHWTAEGAWQVAPGLWRIPLPLPMDGLKAINVYVLETDTGLTLIDGGWAIPVARELLERCLRQIGAGFGDIRRFLVTHVHRDHFTMATVLGHEVGAEVALGRGEEPALDLLNNADQITESPFLAVLRSSGALDVAEEWAAGRGDDEVPPKEDWQYPTRWMDGDHTISVGHRSLEAVHTPGHTPGHFVFADRAEAVLFAGDHVLPTITPSIGFTVPPTDQPLGDFLGSLARVRSLPDLRILPAHGPVAPSTHARVDELVAHHEKRLAQSLAALSGGPVTAHDVAGTLGWTRHEHSYDSLDVFSRGMAAMETKAHLDLLVARGQATATPAEDGVRYTAVRD
- a CDS encoding alpha/beta hydrolase fold domain-containing protein, with the protein product MASLRHDLIAVGIPKMRGSLEIDSEEKERARIERWHRDMGRDLPTNAVVRFDRRFAVETRQVGAGTAGGEGFPVHTITRRGSTPRRTVLYLHGGGYVAPLDPFHVRYAARLAASLQARVLLPDYPLAPGHTWADSHDALVDLTAELTAGGPTVVAGDSAGGGLALAVAQSLRDRGGPQPTHLLLHSPWVDLTTSTPATAWFARRDPWLRITKLHAYATWWAGSADDLGRPEVSPGLADLSGLPQALMFCGTRDLLVPGCRLLARRAEEAGWDLTYVEEPGLIHVYPLVSFIPEARRAWRATREFLG
- a CDS encoding SDR family oxidoreductase, producing MSILDRFGVPGTVAVVTGAGRGLGAATAVALAEAGSDVLISARTESQLEEVAAQVRATGRRCVSVAADLSDLDAVAGLAQTAYDELGRLDIVVNNVGGTGPRGFLDTSPGYLERAFSFNVSTAHVLTRAAVPLLLKTLEGEDEASAAQKSVVTVSSTMGRSADRGFVAYGTAKAALAHWTKMAAQDLSPRIRVNGIYVGSIMTSALEMVAGDPNLMGQLEGKTPLGRVGEPADIAAGVLYLSSRAGQYLTGKLLEIDGGIQQPTLDLGFPDVTA